The Christiangramia flava JLT2011 genome has a segment encoding these proteins:
- a CDS encoding sulfate adenylyltransferase subunit 1 codes for MEINNNQLLRFTTAGSVDDGKSTLIGRLLYDSKSIFEDQLESITSTSEKKGHDGVDLALFTDGLKDEREQGITIDVAYRYFTTPKRKFIIADTPGHIQYTRNMVTGASTANAALILIDARHGVIEQTKRHSFIASLLNIPHLIVCVNKMDLVDFSEDRFNEIISEFEEFSSKLLVKDIRFIPISALLGDNVVNRSENMHWYGGGTLLNILETLHISSDINKIDARFPVQTVLRPQSAEYRDYRGYAGRVASGIYRKGDEVAVLPSGFTSKIKSMNAGDKEIDEAYAPMSISMTLEDDIDVSRGDMIVRKNNQPEGEQEFDVMLCWLNNDSAQPRAKYTIMHTSNEQRAMIKNVVYKIDINSYNRNEEDKDLKMNDIARVTIRTTRRLMLDSYRDNRITGSIILIDENTNETVAAGMIV; via the coding sequence ATGGAAATTAATAATAATCAATTACTACGATTTACAACCGCAGGAAGTGTGGATGATGGGAAGAGTACTCTTATCGGGAGACTATTATACGATTCCAAATCGATCTTTGAGGACCAGTTGGAATCGATCACTAGCACCAGTGAGAAGAAAGGACACGATGGAGTGGACTTGGCACTCTTCACTGATGGATTGAAAGATGAAAGAGAGCAGGGAATCACTATTGATGTAGCCTACAGATATTTTACCACACCGAAGAGAAAATTTATTATTGCTGATACCCCGGGACACATTCAGTATACCCGAAATATGGTTACCGGTGCTTCTACAGCCAATGCGGCTCTCATTCTTATTGACGCCAGGCACGGAGTAATCGAGCAAACTAAAAGACACTCATTCATAGCGTCCCTTCTGAATATTCCACATCTAATCGTATGTGTGAACAAAATGGATCTGGTTGATTTTTCAGAAGATCGATTCAATGAGATTATTTCAGAATTTGAAGAATTCTCTTCGAAACTTCTGGTAAAGGACATTCGTTTTATTCCGATTAGTGCGTTACTGGGAGATAATGTGGTGAATCGTTCAGAAAATATGCATTGGTACGGAGGTGGAACCCTGCTAAATATATTGGAAACGCTGCATATTAGTAGTGATATCAATAAGATCGACGCCAGATTCCCGGTACAAACAGTGCTAAGACCACAAAGTGCGGAGTATAGAGATTACAGAGGTTATGCCGGAAGGGTAGCTAGTGGGATCTACCGGAAAGGAGATGAAGTAGCAGTATTACCATCAGGATTTACTTCAAAGATCAAATCGATGAATGCCGGAGATAAAGAGATAGACGAAGCTTATGCTCCGATGTCTATATCGATGACTTTGGAAGATGATATTGATGTGAGCAGGGGAGATATGATTGTTAGAAAGAATAACCAGCCGGAGGGAGAGCAGGAGTTTGATGTGATGCTTTGCTGGTTGAATAATGATTCGGCACAACCAAGAGCAAAATACACGATCATGCACACCTCGAATGAGCAGCGTGCGATGATCAAAAATGTAGTTTATAAGATTGATATTAACTCCTACAACCGTAATGAGGAAGATAAAGATCTAAAAATGAATGATATTGCACGGGTGACCATTCGTACCACCCGAAGATTAATGCTCGACTCGTATCGTGATAATCGCATTACCGGAAGCATTATTTTAATAGATGAAAATACGAACGAAACCGTCGCGGCGGGGATGATTGTTTAG
- the gmd gene encoding GDP-mannose 4,6-dehydratase: MSKVALITGATGQDGAYLSEFLLKKGYIVHGLKRRASLFNTDRVDHLYQDPHEANLKFILHYGDMTDSTNLIRLIQEIQPDEIYNLAAMSHVAVSFETPEYTGNADGLGTLRILDAVRLLGLEKKTRIYQASTSELYGKVQEVPQSETTPFYPRSPYAVAKMYAYWITVNYREAYGMYACNGILFNHESPIRGETFVTRKITRAASRIALGLQDKFYLGNLDAKRDWGHAKDYVRMMWMILQADEAEDWVIATGKTTTVRDFVKMAFAETGIELEFKGEGVEEKAYVKSCSNPEYQLEEGKELLAVDPKYFRPTEVDLLIGDATKANTKLGWTPEYDLPALVKDMMQSDLKLMKKDQYLKEGGYRIMNYFE, translated from the coding sequence ATGAGTAAAGTAGCATTAATTACCGGGGCAACCGGACAGGATGGAGCATATTTAAGTGAGTTTCTTTTAAAGAAGGGGTATATAGTTCACGGGCTTAAAAGAAGAGCATCGCTTTTTAATACTGACAGGGTAGATCACCTGTATCAGGATCCGCATGAAGCGAATTTAAAATTCATTCTTCATTACGGTGATATGACAGACTCTACAAATTTAATTCGACTGATCCAGGAAATTCAACCAGACGAGATATATAATCTTGCTGCGATGAGTCATGTGGCAGTTTCTTTTGAAACTCCGGAATATACCGGAAATGCGGATGGATTAGGTACACTCAGGATATTGGATGCAGTTAGATTGCTGGGCCTCGAGAAGAAAACCAGAATTTACCAGGCTTCTACATCAGAACTTTACGGTAAAGTGCAGGAGGTTCCGCAATCTGAAACTACCCCATTTTATCCCAGATCTCCTTATGCTGTTGCCAAAATGTATGCCTACTGGATTACAGTTAATTACCGGGAAGCTTATGGCATGTATGCTTGCAACGGTATTCTTTTCAATCACGAATCGCCTATTAGAGGGGAAACTTTTGTAACTAGAAAAATTACTAGGGCAGCATCACGAATTGCGCTTGGGCTGCAGGATAAATTTTACCTGGGTAATCTTGATGCAAAACGTGACTGGGGGCATGCAAAAGATTACGTTCGAATGATGTGGATGATCCTGCAGGCAGATGAAGCGGAAGACTGGGTGATTGCTACCGGTAAAACTACTACCGTAAGAGATTTCGTTAAAATGGCTTTTGCAGAAACAGGAATTGAACTGGAATTTAAAGGGGAAGGTGTTGAGGAAAAGGCGTATGTTAAATCCTGCTCCAATCCGGAATATCAGCTTGAAGAGGGGAAAGAACTTCTGGCAGTAGATCCAAAATATTTCAGACCTACTGAAGTGGATCTTTTAATAGGCGACGCAACCAAAGCCAATACCAAGTTAGGTTGGACTCCGGAGTACGATCTTCCAGCTCTTGTAAAAGACATGATGCAAAGCGATCTTAAACTGATGAAAAAGGATCAGTATTTAAAAGAAGGTGGTTATCGTATTATGAATTATTTCGAATAG
- a CDS encoding GDP-L-fucose synthase family protein — protein MNKSTKIYIAGHRGMVGSAIWRKLKAEGYINLIGRTSIELDLRNQAAVKKFFETEKPEVVIDAAARVGGILANNDYPYQFLMENLQIQNNLIDFSHKSEVQKFIFLGSSCIYPKHAPQPLKEEYLLTDSLEPTNEWYAIAKIAGVKACEAIREQFEKDYVSLMPTNLYGTHDNFDLETSHVLPAMIRKFHEAKRNDNAPVELWGSGSPRREFLFVDDLADAVCFALENKLPENLYNIGTGKDLTINDLANSIQEIVGHKGQIIWDSSKPDGTPRKLMNVDKIKKAGWEANTDLKEGIHITYNWFLENQSRFKEVKL, from the coding sequence ATTAATAAATCAACTAAAATATACATCGCAGGCCATAGAGGTATGGTCGGTTCGGCGATTTGGAGAAAACTGAAGGCTGAAGGTTATATAAATCTTATTGGGAGAACTTCTATAGAACTTGATCTTCGTAATCAAGCAGCTGTAAAGAAATTCTTCGAAACAGAAAAACCTGAAGTAGTCATTGATGCTGCAGCAAGAGTAGGTGGTATTCTGGCAAATAATGATTATCCATACCAGTTTTTGATGGAGAACCTTCAGATACAAAATAACCTGATCGATTTTTCTCATAAATCTGAGGTTCAAAAATTTATTTTTCTTGGGAGCTCCTGTATTTATCCAAAGCATGCGCCGCAACCTTTAAAAGAAGAATATCTTTTAACCGATAGCCTGGAACCTACGAATGAATGGTATGCCATCGCCAAAATAGCAGGCGTAAAAGCCTGTGAGGCCATAAGGGAACAGTTTGAAAAGGACTATGTTAGCTTGATGCCTACCAATCTATACGGTACTCATGATAATTTTGATCTGGAAACCTCTCATGTGTTACCAGCTATGATTAGAAAGTTTCACGAGGCAAAACGGAATGATAATGCACCAGTCGAACTATGGGGCAGTGGATCCCCAAGGCGTGAATTCCTTTTTGTAGACGACCTGGCAGACGCGGTTTGCTTCGCTTTGGAAAATAAACTTCCGGAGAATCTATATAATATTGGAACCGGAAAGGATCTGACTATCAATGATTTAGCTAATTCTATTCAAGAGATTGTTGGTCATAAAGGACAGATCATCTGGGATAGCTCAAAACCAGATGGTACTCCGCGTAAACTGATGAATGTGGATAAGATAAAAAAAGCTGGATGGGAAGCTAATACAGATCTTAAAGAAGGAATTCATATAACTTATAATTGGTTCTTAGAAAATCAGAGCAGATTTAAAGAAGTTAAATTATAA
- a CDS encoding UDP-glucose 6-dehydrogenase, giving the protein MKIKNICCIGAGYVGGPTMAVIAQKCPEINVTVVDINEKRIAAWNDENVENIPIYEPGLSKVVEEARDRNLFFSTDVDKAIDQADMIFISVNTPTKTYGMGKGMAADLKFIELCARQIARVSTSDKIVIEKSTLPVRTAEALKNILENTGNGVSFQILSNPEFLAEGTAVEDLMQPDRVLIGGDIDTEKGKEAVQALVDVYAHWVPKEQILTTNVWSSELSKLTANAFLAQRVSSINAMSELCEKTGADVNEVAKAVGMDSRIGPKFLKSSVGFGGSCFQKDILNLVYIAKSFGLNEVADYWEQVITMNDHQKKRFALNIVRTLFNTVSGKKIALLGWAFKKDTNDTRESAAIYVSDYLLNEQADIVIYDPKVTEEQIYADLNYLGTRSEEENIARVTVLSNPYEVCENAHAIAVLTEWDEFKDYDWQRIYDGMLKPAFLFDGRQLLNRKKKEDIGFEFYAIG; this is encoded by the coding sequence ATGAAAATCAAGAATATTTGTTGCATTGGAGCAGGGTATGTTGGTGGTCCTACTATGGCGGTCATCGCGCAAAAATGTCCTGAAATAAATGTAACGGTTGTCGATATAAACGAAAAAAGAATAGCAGCCTGGAATGATGAGAATGTAGAAAACATTCCTATTTATGAGCCGGGATTATCAAAAGTAGTAGAAGAAGCTAGAGATAGAAACCTTTTCTTTTCTACAGATGTTGATAAAGCAATCGATCAGGCTGATATGATCTTTATCTCTGTTAATACGCCTACCAAAACCTACGGAATGGGAAAAGGTATGGCTGCAGATTTAAAATTTATTGAATTATGTGCTCGTCAGATAGCTAGAGTTTCCACCTCAGATAAAATTGTAATTGAAAAATCAACCCTTCCTGTAAGAACGGCAGAAGCATTAAAGAACATTCTGGAGAATACTGGTAATGGAGTAAGTTTTCAGATTCTTTCTAACCCGGAATTTTTGGCTGAAGGAACTGCTGTGGAAGATCTAATGCAGCCAGACAGGGTTTTGATCGGTGGGGATATTGATACCGAAAAAGGTAAGGAAGCTGTTCAGGCGCTTGTTGATGTTTATGCCCACTGGGTTCCAAAAGAGCAGATTCTAACGACGAATGTTTGGTCCTCGGAATTATCTAAACTGACAGCAAATGCTTTCTTGGCACAGCGTGTTTCTAGCATCAATGCGATGAGTGAGTTGTGTGAAAAAACTGGAGCTGATGTGAATGAGGTAGCGAAAGCGGTAGGGATGGACTCTAGGATTGGACCTAAGTTCCTAAAATCATCTGTTGGTTTTGGTGGATCATGTTTTCAGAAGGATATTTTAAATCTGGTTTACATTGCAAAGTCATTTGGTTTAAATGAAGTAGCTGATTATTGGGAGCAGGTGATTACTATGAATGATCATCAGAAGAAACGTTTTGCATTAAATATTGTAAGGACATTATTTAATACCGTTTCTGGAAAGAAAATTGCCTTATTAGGCTGGGCGTTTAAAAAGGATACTAACGACACCAGAGAATCTGCTGCAATCTATGTTTCAGATTATCTTTTAAATGAACAGGCTGATATTGTAATCTATGATCCAAAGGTAACTGAAGAGCAAATTTATGCTGATTTAAACTATTTGGGAACGAGATCGGAAGAAGAAAATATAGCACGAGTAACTGTTTTAAGTAATCCTTACGAAGTGTGTGAAAATGCTCATGCAATTGCTGTACTTACCGAATGGGATGAGTTTAAAGATTATGATTGGCAAAGAATTTACGATGGAATGCTCAAGCCTGCTTTTCTTTTTGATGGAAGGCAACTTTTGAACAGAAAGAAAAAAGAAGATATTGGATTTGAATTTTATGCTATAGGATGA
- a CDS encoding lipopolysaccharide biosynthesis protein yields the protein MIKIDTLFIKIKGYVDRGGQRSSLAKRNIIGSFGLKFFDIVFEFALVPLSLSYLTQTSYGVWLTIYSLINWFNFFDLGMSHGYRNKMAIALGKGDVELAKSYTSTIYFTIGFISTLFLILGLFIVEIINWRNILNVSNVSEHVLKTIMDLMIIYLSVNLTFRVISSIFLAKQMPVMSGMINTATKLFIFIGLGLLLMFSEDSDLISYASLYLFTPIFVLTILSIYFYTHEYRELVPSWNNFDKNLIGDLLGLGGKFFVIQIGMTILFMSDNLIISKILGPAEVTPYQIANKYFGVALMIFTILMSPFWSAITDAYIKKDLRWIKNLIKKLNYGWMSVCIMVLIMFIFYNPVLKLWVGNKINIPVLLACQWAIFVILQTLNQIYTYFLNGTGKLALQMWSNLFTVILNIPLSIYFAKNLGLGSTGVILATNISILLYVILRKIQYHKIINGTAKGVWAS from the coding sequence ATGATCAAAATAGATACACTTTTTATAAAAATAAAAGGGTATGTCGATAGAGGTGGTCAAAGATCCTCTTTAGCAAAAAGAAATATTATAGGCTCATTCGGACTTAAATTTTTTGATATTGTCTTTGAGTTTGCTCTAGTGCCCTTATCCTTATCATATCTAACACAAACATCATATGGAGTTTGGCTAACAATTTATTCCTTAATAAACTGGTTTAACTTTTTTGACTTGGGTATGTCGCATGGTTACCGGAATAAAATGGCTATAGCTTTAGGGAAAGGTGACGTAGAATTAGCAAAGAGCTACACTAGCACCATTTACTTTACAATAGGATTTATAAGCACACTATTTCTGATATTGGGCTTATTTATTGTTGAAATTATAAATTGGAGGAACATTTTAAATGTTTCGAATGTGTCTGAACATGTTTTAAAAACAATAATGGATTTAATGATAATATATCTTTCCGTTAATCTCACATTTAGAGTTATATCCTCTATTTTCTTGGCTAAGCAGATGCCTGTCATGAGCGGTATGATAAATACAGCTACAAAACTATTTATTTTTATAGGCTTAGGACTTTTATTAATGTTCTCTGAAGACAGCGATCTTATTTCTTATGCTAGTTTATACCTTTTTACTCCAATATTTGTTCTGACTATTTTATCCATTTACTTTTATACCCATGAATATAGAGAATTGGTACCTTCTTGGAATAACTTTGATAAGAATTTAATTGGGGATTTACTAGGGCTGGGAGGAAAATTTTTCGTGATCCAAATCGGAATGACCATTCTTTTTATGAGCGATAATCTTATCATTTCCAAAATCTTGGGACCTGCGGAAGTAACACCTTATCAGATTGCAAATAAATATTTTGGAGTTGCTTTAATGATATTTACTATTTTAATGAGCCCTTTCTGGTCAGCAATTACGGACGCGTACATCAAAAAAGATTTAAGGTGGATTAAAAATCTAATAAAAAAATTAAATTATGGTTGGATGAGCGTTTGTATAATGGTTTTAATAATGTTTATATTTTATAATCCAGTTTTGAAGTTATGGGTTGGGAACAAAATAAACATTCCAGTTTTACTTGCATGCCAATGGGCTATTTTTGTAATTTTACAAACCCTTAATCAAATTTACACTTATTTCCTTAACGGTACTGGAAAGCTTGCTTTACAAATGTGGTCCAATTTATTCACAGTAATTTTAAATATTCCATTATCAATTTATTTTGCAAAAAATCTCGGGTTAGGATCTACCGGAGTTATTTTGGCAACGAATATATCAATTTTACTCTACGTAATTCTTCGGAAAATTCAATATCACAAAATTATCAATGGAACAGCAAAAGGTGTCTGGGCTTCATAG
- a CDS encoding sulfotransferase domain-containing protein, which translates to MEQQKVSGLHSKENTPNFLIVGAAKAGTTSLAKYLNDHPDIYIPDKKELRFFISELIKDISPDDPLRKRIFEQSILDEKEYFENFEREEKVKGEASVHYLYHHSSAIPKIKSYLGDEVSIIIILRNPIKRLKSNYDFLYNFHYNPLRKELANEINYFTQNFNSFWYYKELGLYYEQVKAYKENFSKVEVLIFEDFIKNPQLIMTNLFRFLQVEPIRPNFKVHNKSKRNSNLKKLLFKLGIGEFLNLILDRKSILKLKNSFSFILETAEDKVDEQLLMELNEFYREDIKKLEALLKRDLEVWKVL; encoded by the coding sequence ATGGAACAGCAAAAGGTGTCTGGGCTTCATAGCAAGGAAAATACTCCTAACTTTTTGATCGTTGGAGCAGCAAAAGCTGGAACTACTTCATTAGCTAAATATTTAAATGATCATCCCGATATCTATATTCCAGATAAAAAGGAACTAAGGTTTTTTATCAGTGAACTAATTAAAGATATTTCTCCCGATGATCCGCTAAGAAAACGGATTTTTGAGCAGTCAATTTTAGATGAAAAGGAGTATTTTGAAAATTTTGAACGGGAAGAAAAAGTAAAAGGGGAAGCAAGTGTGCATTATTTATACCATCATTCTTCAGCTATTCCAAAAATAAAATCCTATTTAGGGGATGAAGTATCTATAATAATTATACTAAGAAATCCCATTAAGCGACTTAAATCCAATTATGATTTCCTGTATAATTTTCATTACAATCCTTTGAGGAAGGAATTGGCTAATGAAATTAATTATTTCACACAAAATTTTAATTCTTTCTGGTATTATAAGGAATTAGGGTTGTATTACGAGCAAGTAAAAGCTTACAAGGAAAATTTTTCTAAAGTAGAGGTCTTAATTTTTGAAGATTTTATTAAGAATCCACAATTGATAATGACGAATTTATTTCGTTTTCTTCAAGTAGAACCAATTCGGCCAAATTTTAAAGTGCACAATAAGAGTAAGAGAAATTCGAATCTTAAAAAATTACTTTTTAAACTAGGTATAGGTGAATTTTTAAATCTGATTCTCGATAGAAAATCAATATTAAAACTGAAAAATAGTTTTTCGTTTATACTGGAAACAGCAGAAGACAAAGTAGATGAGCAACTTCTTATGGAACTAAATGAATTTTATAGAGAAGATATTAAGAAGTTAGAGGCTTTATTGAAAAGAGATTTAGAAGTGTGGAAAGTGTTATAA
- a CDS encoding acyltransferase: protein MNKELLKKYRYFIISFLYIPRNFIFCFLKLGYWNKSWRFIKLPLIQKHSKATISLGRNIKLCSNPRKNSIGVFQKVIIKALSPESKIYIGNNVGISGATISGKEINIGNNVLIGSGVLITDSDAHPIHPQDRDINSKIKTSPINIEDEVFIGARSIILKGVTIGKGSVIGAGSVVTKSIPPMVIAAGNPAKIITEIR from the coding sequence ATGAATAAAGAACTTTTGAAAAAATACAGGTATTTTATAATATCTTTTCTTTATATACCTAGAAATTTTATTTTTTGCTTTCTTAAGTTAGGCTACTGGAACAAGTCATGGAGGTTTATTAAATTACCCTTAATTCAAAAACATTCTAAGGCAACTATTTCTCTTGGTCGGAACATAAAGTTATGTAGTAATCCAAGAAAAAACAGTATTGGGGTATTCCAAAAAGTAATTATTAAGGCTCTCAGTCCAGAATCTAAAATATATATAGGAAATAATGTTGGTATATCAGGAGCAACAATTTCTGGAAAGGAAATAAATATTGGTAATAATGTTTTGATTGGGAGTGGTGTATTAATTACTGATAGCGATGCCCATCCTATTCATCCGCAGGACCGGGATATAAATTCAAAAATTAAAACTTCACCAATAAATATTGAAGATGAAGTATTTATTGGTGCACGGTCAATTATATTAAAAGGTGTTACTATAGGGAAGGGTTCAGTTATTGGCGCAGGATCTGTGGTAACTAAATCCATTCCACCTATGGTTATTGCTGCAGGCAATCCCGCAAAAATAATTACTGAAATTCGGTAG
- a CDS encoding glycosyltransferase family 2 protein, producing MKVAVLITSFNRKQHTFKCIRRLFGISKRELDVYLLDDSSSDGTASLIAESFPSVNIINGSGNCFWNRGMYKAWQEGSKKDYDFYIWLNDDVVLYEDSLEELYRCSRAQDHRAVISGIIECKNSRKILYGGSDEYKRLIKPNGNMQNITFMNGNVVLVPKVVFNNIGNLDPVFHHDLGDVDFGLRAKKRGFNVLTTTKPVASGESNPQCRVRLQNSTLRKRFQKLYSPLGSNPFINFHFRKRHYGLVNASIYFLFQHFLNLLPDSLNKTVFGDRYVVK from the coding sequence ATGAAAGTCGCAGTTTTAATAACTTCTTTTAATAGAAAACAACATACTTTTAAATGTATTCGAAGGCTTTTTGGAATATCAAAACGAGAATTAGATGTCTACTTGTTAGATGATAGTTCTAGCGATGGTACTGCTTCGTTAATTGCAGAAAGCTTCCCCAGTGTAAATATTATTAACGGCTCTGGGAATTGCTTCTGGAACAGAGGGATGTATAAGGCTTGGCAAGAAGGTTCAAAAAAAGATTACGATTTTTACATTTGGCTAAATGATGATGTTGTTTTATATGAAGACTCTTTGGAAGAACTATATAGGTGTTCAAGAGCTCAGGATCACAGAGCTGTTATTTCGGGGATAATTGAATGTAAAAACTCCCGGAAAATTCTATATGGAGGCAGTGATGAGTATAAACGTCTTATAAAGCCTAACGGAAATATGCAGAATATTACATTTATGAATGGCAATGTAGTTTTAGTTCCGAAGGTGGTATTCAATAATATTGGTAATTTGGATCCGGTTTTTCATCATGACTTAGGGGATGTTGATTTTGGCCTAAGGGCTAAAAAAAGAGGTTTTAATGTTCTCACAACAACAAAGCCAGTGGCCTCCGGTGAGTCCAATCCGCAATGTCGGGTAAGGCTTCAGAATAGTACACTTAGAAAAAGATTTCAAAAACTTTATTCCCCTTTGGGATCCAACCCATTTATAAATTTTCATTTCCGAAAAAGACATTATGGATTGGTTAATGCCAGTATTTACTTTCTTTTCCAACATTTTTTAAATCTGCTGCCTGACAGTTTGAACAAAACTGTATTCGGAGATAGATACGTGGTAAAATGA
- a CDS encoding glycosyltransferase, which yields MDPRSGGPCQGIRNSLPYLEAMNVSNEVVCLDDPSLDYPTKDNFKIYKLGIGKTGYQYHPRLVNWLVQNLGNYSHVIVHGLWQFPNYGVYKAIEKLRAKGESIPKVASMPHGMLDPYFQKAEDRRIKAIRNEVVWRFTEKKAINNADAIFFTCEEELKLARTTFKGYEPKREINVGYGIQKPPKFREEFSIAFGKRLPNLQNNYWLFLSRIHPKKGVDLLIKAYKESVQENSSIPDLVIAGPLNSSYAKEIQKIAGGHSKIHFPGMLVGEEKWGALYNCETFILPSHQENFGIAVVEAMACGKPVLISKNVNIWREISEIKGGWFFKDLTAASIYNSLKEFTLKPKEQIEAAGANAQTGFQRLFNAEKQSEVLLRELQEL from the coding sequence ATGGACCCCAGATCAGGAGGTCCTTGCCAGGGTATTCGTAATAGTCTTCCTTATTTGGAGGCGATGAATGTAAGTAATGAAGTAGTGTGTCTTGATGATCCAAGCTTGGATTATCCCACTAAAGATAATTTTAAGATCTATAAACTTGGTATTGGAAAGACAGGATATCAATATCATCCAAGGCTAGTGAATTGGTTAGTTCAGAACCTAGGTAATTACAGTCATGTAATTGTGCACGGATTATGGCAGTTTCCAAATTATGGGGTATATAAAGCTATTGAAAAATTAAGAGCTAAAGGGGAAAGTATCCCAAAGGTAGCCTCTATGCCTCACGGAATGCTTGATCCGTATTTTCAAAAGGCCGAAGACCGAAGAATTAAGGCAATACGGAATGAAGTTGTTTGGAGATTTACGGAGAAGAAAGCTATTAATAATGCCGATGCCATTTTTTTTACCTGTGAGGAGGAATTAAAGCTAGCAAGGACCACCTTCAAAGGTTACGAACCCAAAAGGGAGATCAACGTGGGTTATGGCATCCAGAAGCCTCCAAAATTCCGGGAGGAATTTTCAATAGCTTTTGGGAAGAGGTTGCCCAACCTCCAAAATAACTATTGGCTTTTTTTAAGCCGTATTCATCCTAAAAAGGGAGTTGACTTGCTAATAAAAGCTTATAAGGAAAGTGTGCAAGAAAATAGCTCAATTCCGGACCTCGTTATTGCCGGGCCGCTGAATTCAAGTTATGCCAAAGAAATTCAGAAAATTGCTGGAGGTCATTCCAAGATACATTTTCCGGGAATGTTGGTCGGGGAGGAAAAATGGGGCGCATTGTATAATTGTGAGACTTTTATTCTTCCGAGTCACCAGGAAAATTTCGGGATCGCGGTAGTTGAAGCTATGGCCTGCGGGAAACCGGTGTTAATCTCTAAAAACGTGAATATTTGGAGGGAAATTTCAGAGATAAAGGGCGGTTGGTTTTTCAAAGACCTTACGGCAGCATCAATTTATAATTCTTTAAAGGAATTTACTTTAAAACCGAAAGAGCAAATTGAGGCAGCTGGCGCTAATGCTCAAACTGGTTTTCAGAGACTTTTCAATGCCGAAAAACAATCAGAAGTGCTTTTAAGGGAACTGCAGGAGCTTTGA
- a CDS encoding putative colanic acid biosynthesis acetyltransferase, with protein MEKEIPTYVDTIPRSDKFYRLIWRLVSLFLFKPFSLPIFNLWRAFLLKLFGAKIGKGSIIHASAYIPSPKNLKVGKESAIGPEVKLHIGLTLIGNKVTISQRSYLCSATHKIDSINTPFISGKIEIEDFAWVAAESFIMNNTRIGEGAIVGARSAVFKDIAPWTVVGGNPAKFLKERIVHEH; from the coding sequence ATGGAAAAGGAAATACCAACATATGTGGATACAATTCCGAGATCGGATAAGTTCTATAGATTGATTTGGCGATTGGTGAGTTTGTTTCTTTTTAAGCCCTTTTCCCTGCCAATTTTCAATTTGTGGAGAGCATTTTTGTTGAAATTATTTGGAGCTAAAATTGGAAAAGGATCCATTATCCATGCATCTGCATATATTCCATCACCAAAGAATTTGAAAGTTGGTAAAGAATCAGCTATTGGACCCGAAGTCAAATTGCATATCGGTTTAACTTTAATTGGAAATAAGGTTACAATCTCTCAACGAAGTTACTTATGTAGTGCCACTCACAAAATTGATTCAATAAACACACCATTTATTTCAGGGAAAATTGAAATAGAAGATTTTGCATGGGTAGCTGCGGAAAGTTTTATAATGAACAATACTAGAATCGGGGAAGGTGCTATTGTGGGGGCAAGGTCTGCGGTATTTAAAGATATTGCACCCTGGACAGTTGTTGGTGGTAATCCCGCGAAATTTTTAAAAGAACGAATTGTACATGAACATTAA